A DNA window from Azotosporobacter soli contains the following coding sequences:
- a CDS encoding methyl-accepting chemotaxis protein, whose translation MFLNKLTDSLQRRLILLLVLFALLPAAVTGIAASYLSASQARQSFSQSNAMAAKQLSDQLEQKLTDAKGLMLTTAAAIGRANSGRPLDAAVIQATLLEMQKANPQFELIYANDTTGMQIAKTSGQLRNQFGRPGFTTTMQGKTFFTDSYISVSTQSPTITVYTPLRDNRGNIIGTLGADISLASVAEMASDIKIGKTGYVDVVDSKGILIAHPDMERVKKSDAVGDAPYVADLLQGHRGEKSVTATTGVPALAAYAPVEQYGWGVITYLPETEIRKAILTSLATTAFLTLLAVLLAAATAYFAARNITVPLASLANSAQLLASGDLSHSITIQGVREIRDLGTSLQAMENSFRAILQSITASAEQVAASSEELTAHAEQSSQTSHSVANSITQVAADSERQMTAVEEASRIVQTMSDNIRQIAQNSNDVASSSDRTATLARQGGSAVDSAVNQMQSIQSSVSATSQIVTQLGARSQEIGQIVDTIAGLASQTNLLALNAAIEAARAGEQGRGFAVVAEEVRKLAEQSALAAKQISTLIAGIQQETAEAVTAMDAGTKEVSVGTEVVSKAGSSFLEIVNAVDQMSAQVQGISAAIQELASGSTQMVHTISDIESASQATASQAQSVSAATQQQSASVQEISHASLDLARMAEALQEAVHRFRM comes from the coding sequence ATGTTTTTAAACAAACTGACCGATTCACTGCAGCGAAGACTGATTTTACTGCTGGTACTCTTCGCGCTGCTGCCGGCTGCCGTAACCGGCATCGCAGCCAGCTACCTCAGCGCCAGCCAGGCGCGCCAATCGTTCTCGCAAAGCAACGCGATGGCCGCCAAACAGCTGAGCGACCAGCTCGAACAAAAACTGACCGACGCCAAGGGTCTGATGCTGACGACCGCAGCCGCGATCGGACGCGCGAACAGCGGACGTCCTTTGGATGCCGCCGTGATTCAGGCCACGCTTTTGGAAATGCAAAAAGCGAATCCGCAGTTCGAATTGATCTATGCCAACGACACGACCGGCATGCAGATCGCGAAGACGTCCGGCCAACTGCGCAACCAATTCGGCCGTCCCGGCTTCACGACGACGATGCAGGGCAAAACCTTCTTCACCGATTCGTACATCTCCGTGTCCACCCAATCACCGACAATCACCGTCTACACGCCGCTGCGCGATAATCGCGGCAACATCATCGGCACGCTCGGCGCCGACATCAGCCTGGCTTCCGTCGCCGAAATGGCAAGCGACATCAAGATCGGCAAGACCGGTTACGTCGATGTTGTCGACAGCAAAGGCATCTTAATCGCCCATCCTGATATGGAACGCGTCAAGAAAAGTGACGCAGTCGGCGACGCCCCCTACGTCGCCGATCTGCTGCAAGGGCACCGCGGAGAAAAGAGCGTGACCGCAACCACCGGCGTCCCGGCTTTGGCCGCGTATGCACCGGTTGAGCAATACGGCTGGGGCGTTATCACCTACCTGCCGGAAACCGAAATCCGCAAGGCCATCCTGACGTCTTTGGCCACTACCGCCTTCCTGACGCTGCTGGCCGTACTTCTGGCCGCTGCGACCGCGTATTTTGCGGCGCGCAACATCACCGTCCCCCTCGCTTCGCTGGCAAACAGTGCCCAGCTTCTCGCCTCCGGCGACCTGAGCCACTCGATTACCATTCAAGGCGTACGTGAGATCCGTGATTTGGGAACCTCGCTGCAAGCGATGGAAAACTCCTTCCGCGCCATACTGCAGAGCATTACCGCTTCCGCCGAACAGGTCGCGGCTTCTTCGGAAGAATTGACCGCGCATGCCGAGCAGTCTTCGCAAACCTCGCATAGCGTCGCAAACTCGATCACGCAGGTAGCCGCCGATTCCGAACGTCAGATGACGGCCGTGGAAGAAGCCTCGCGCATCGTCCAGACGATGTCGGACAACATCCGCCAGATCGCACAAAATTCGAACGATGTCGCCTCTTCGTCCGACCGCACCGCGACGCTGGCCCGCCAGGGCGGCAGCGCGGTCGACAGCGCGGTCAATCAGATGCAGTCGATTCAAAGTTCGGTCAGCGCAACCTCGCAGATCGTCACCCAGCTTGGCGCCCGTTCGCAGGAAATCGGCCAAATCGTCGATACGATCGCCGGCCTGGCCAGCCAGACCAATCTGCTGGCTCTGAACGCCGCGATCGAAGCGGCGCGCGCCGGTGAACAGGGCCGCGGTTTTGCGGTCGTCGCCGAAGAGGTGCGTAAACTGGCTGAGCAATCCGCCTTGGCTGCCAAGCAAATTTCTACGCTGATCGCCGGTATTCAGCAGGAAACCGCCGAAGCAGTCACCGCAATGGATGCCGGCACGAAAGAAGTTTCGGTCGGCACCGAAGTTGTGAGCAAAGCGGGTTCTTCCTTCCTCGAAATCGTCAACGCGGTCGATCAGATGTCCGCTCAGGTTCAGGGCATCAGCGCCGCAATCCAGGAACTGGCCAGCGGCAGCACGCAGATGGTCCATACGATCAGCGATATCGAAAGCGCCAGCCAGGCTACTGCGAGTCAGGCGCAAAGCGTCTCGGCCGCCACGCAGCAACAGTCGGCATCGGTACAGGAAATCTCGCACGCCAGCCTCGATCTGGCCCGCATGGCCGAAGCGCTGCAGGAAGCCGTGCACCGGTTCCGGATGTAA
- the addB gene encoding helicase-exonuclease AddAB subunit AddB, translating into MKLRIVMGRAGAGKTERCLEEIRERLRREPQGYPLLLILPEHATFQVEKELAATPDLGGFVRAYVFGFRRLAHRVLQEAGGIVRPQVTELGKRLIVGRLLREERARLKVFQQAAAQRSFPDTLLGLIREMKSYNLTPEALGAAAEKWDGHPLGDKLQDLALLYGELRDFLRESYSDPEDYLTLVAENIDRSTLLRESEVWLDGLTWFNPQEMAVIEAMLKTARQVTVTLCLDQADSPEHASETSLFHRQWNTRRKLRMLAARIGCEVEEIELTSAGRFAAAPLLAHLERRFWQMPLEKWTGGGLDALRLSEAVNRRGEVEAMARDIRRLCREENLRWREIGILLRDSNAYGDLVERVLGDFEIPFFSDRKRCPVHHPLAELLRSALEAVGRWHYEALFRCFKTDFFAPCRDEIDRLENYVLEFGIQGRQRWLGEEGWTFWRRLSLDEDRELDEDRAEYLLELNRIRLLAAAPLGRFDAAMGKAATVAERTEALYGLLETLNVAETLIAWADRAESDGRLEEALEHRQLWEHVVELLEQLVETCGEQAMNLEEYAALVGDGLEAMRLSLIPPGLDYVTVVSLEETSLTNLKVAYVPGVNEGVLPMRSKGEGLLSDAERAVLLDAGLELGTGVQGDVFAEQFLVYTALTRASHRVCLSYPLSDEEGKGLAPSPLIARLRQISGVPLLALPAEAIGEAALSYVEQPQRAISAMGGALRACLEGEELGALWRDVYNWALPKQEMQRPLRQALAGLFYRNEAEALTKEQARPLYMESGRRLRGSVTRFESFRSCPFQHFARYGLKLKERQVFKLAAPDLGQFFHAALKNFGLQLQAEKRDWGSVQEEECGALVGKIVEELAPRLQNEILFSSGRHRHLLQRLTRTVERAVRRLVEFDRVSSFKPAALEKSFGSGPDSFPPLVYMLSGDVALEVVGQIDRLDVARAKTDGQQFLLVIDYKSGGAWIKPADVYHGLRLQLLTYLLVALRAYPESLPAGVLYYFLRSPSLSGDGPLAAAEIERQLNQMLKMPGWVVAEPEVVNLLDGAMQGRSEFLKLALKADGSFYADCLPYVKSEEEFTAWLAHVESLVVETAQQILQGDIAISPYQLGDATPCGYCPYDSVCQFDQRLPENRYRRLAEQVPTPAAAGKEMEEKDGEDR; encoded by the coding sequence ATGAAATTACGCATTGTCATGGGCCGGGCCGGCGCGGGAAAGACCGAACGCTGCCTGGAAGAGATACGCGAACGTTTGCGGCGAGAGCCGCAAGGTTATCCGCTCTTATTGATCCTGCCGGAACATGCCACCTTCCAGGTAGAGAAAGAACTGGCGGCGACGCCGGACCTCGGCGGTTTTGTCCGCGCCTATGTGTTTGGCTTTCGCCGTCTGGCGCATCGTGTGCTGCAGGAAGCGGGCGGCATCGTACGACCGCAGGTCACCGAGCTCGGCAAGCGCTTGATCGTCGGGCGTCTGCTGCGCGAAGAAAGGGCGCGTCTCAAGGTCTTTCAGCAGGCGGCTGCACAGCGCAGTTTTCCGGATACGCTGCTTGGCCTGATTCGCGAAATGAAGTCGTACAACCTGACGCCGGAAGCGCTTGGTGCAGCGGCGGAAAAATGGGACGGCCATCCGCTGGGTGATAAGTTGCAGGATCTGGCGCTGCTCTATGGTGAACTGCGCGATTTTCTCCGGGAGAGTTACAGCGATCCGGAAGATTATCTGACGCTGGTAGCCGAGAATATCGATCGCTCGACGTTGCTGCGTGAGAGTGAAGTATGGCTGGACGGCCTGACTTGGTTCAACCCGCAGGAGATGGCGGTAATCGAAGCGATGCTGAAGACCGCGCGCCAGGTGACGGTCACGCTATGCCTCGATCAGGCGGATTCGCCCGAGCATGCGTCGGAAACGTCGCTCTTTCACCGGCAGTGGAATACGCGGCGCAAGCTAAGAATGCTGGCCGCGCGCATCGGCTGCGAAGTCGAAGAAATCGAGCTGACGTCGGCAGGGCGCTTCGCGGCAGCGCCGCTTTTGGCGCATCTGGAGCGCCGTTTCTGGCAAATGCCGCTCGAAAAATGGACAGGAGGCGGGCTTGACGCCCTGAGGCTGAGCGAAGCGGTGAACCGGCGCGGCGAAGTCGAGGCGATGGCGCGCGATATCCGGCGTTTGTGCCGCGAAGAAAACCTGCGCTGGCGCGAAATTGGCATCTTGCTGCGCGACAGCAACGCATACGGCGATCTCGTGGAACGCGTGCTGGGCGATTTTGAGATCCCTTTCTTCAGCGACCGCAAGCGCTGTCCGGTGCATCATCCGCTTGCGGAATTGCTGCGTTCGGCGCTTGAAGCGGTGGGGCGCTGGCACTATGAAGCGCTGTTTCGCTGCTTTAAGACCGATTTCTTTGCGCCGTGTCGCGATGAGATCGACCGGCTCGAAAATTATGTCCTGGAATTTGGCATCCAGGGTCGGCAGCGTTGGCTGGGGGAAGAGGGCTGGACGTTTTGGCGTCGTCTTTCGCTTGACGAGGATCGGGAACTGGACGAAGATCGTGCGGAATACTTGTTGGAACTGAACCGGATTCGCCTTCTGGCGGCTGCGCCGCTCGGACGTTTCGACGCGGCGATGGGCAAAGCGGCCACAGTCGCGGAACGGACGGAGGCGCTGTACGGTTTGCTGGAAACGCTCAATGTTGCGGAAACGCTTATCGCATGGGCCGATCGCGCCGAAAGTGACGGGCGGTTGGAAGAAGCGCTCGAACACCGGCAACTTTGGGAACATGTCGTGGAATTGCTCGAGCAATTGGTCGAGACCTGCGGCGAACAGGCGATGAACCTTGAAGAATACGCGGCGCTGGTCGGTGACGGCTTGGAGGCGATGCGCCTCAGTCTGATCCCGCCGGGCCTTGATTATGTGACCGTCGTTTCGCTCGAAGAAACGAGCCTGACCAACCTGAAGGTCGCTTATGTGCCGGGTGTCAACGAAGGGGTCCTGCCGATGCGCAGCAAGGGGGAAGGTCTGCTCAGCGATGCCGAGCGCGCCGTGCTGCTCGATGCGGGGCTGGAACTGGGGACGGGCGTTCAGGGCGATGTGTTTGCCGAGCAGTTTCTGGTTTATACCGCATTGACGCGAGCCAGCCATCGCGTCTGCCTCAGTTATCCGCTTTCTGATGAAGAGGGCAAAGGTCTTGCTCCGTCGCCGCTGATCGCTCGCCTGCGTCAAATAAGCGGTGTGCCGCTCTTAGCGTTGCCTGCCGAAGCGATAGGGGAAGCGGCGCTTAGCTATGTCGAACAGCCGCAGCGCGCGATATCCGCGATGGGCGGCGCACTGCGCGCCTGCCTGGAAGGCGAAGAACTCGGCGCACTGTGGCGCGATGTTTATAATTGGGCGCTTCCGAAGCAAGAGATGCAGCGCCCGCTGCGTCAGGCCCTGGCGGGTTTGTTCTACCGCAATGAGGCGGAGGCGCTGACAAAAGAGCAGGCGCGGCCGCTCTATATGGAAAGCGGGCGTCGCCTGCGCGGCAGCGTTACCCGCTTCGAGTCGTTCCGCAGCTGTCCATTCCAGCATTTTGCCCGCTATGGACTTAAATTGAAGGAACGCCAGGTCTTCAAGCTGGCAGCGCCCGATCTCGGGCAGTTCTTCCATGCCGCGCTGAAGAATTTCGGCTTACAGCTCCAGGCGGAAAAGCGCGATTGGGGCAGCGTGCAGGAAGAGGAATGCGGCGCGCTGGTCGGCAAAATCGTGGAAGAGCTTGCGCCGCGCCTGCAAAATGAGATTCTCTTCAGCAGCGGGCGGCACCGTCATTTGCTGCAGCGCCTGACGCGCACCGTCGAACGCGCCGTCCGCCGCCTGGTCGAATTCGACCGGGTCAGCAGCTTCAAACCGGCGGCGCTGGAAAAATCATTCGGCTCGGGGCCGGACAGCTTTCCGCCGCTCGTTTACATGCTCTCCGGCGATGTGGCGCTCGAGGTCGTCGGGCAGATCGACCGTTTGGACGTGGCCCGAGCGAAGACCGACGGGCAGCAATTTCTGCTAGTCATCGATTATAAATCCGGCGGCGCGTGGATCAAGCCTGCGGATGTTTATCATGGCCTGCGCCTGCAGCTCCTGACCTACTTGCTGGTCGCCTTGCGCGCCTATCCGGAGAGTCTGCCTGCGGGCGTGCTCTATTATTTTCTGCGCAGCCCGTCGCTCAGCGGCGACGGCCCGCTGGCGGCGGCGGAAATCGAACGCCAGCTCAATCAGATGCTGAAGATGCCGGGTTGGGTCGTGGCGGAGCCCGAGGTGGTCAATTTGCTGGACGGCGCGATGCAGGGACGCTCCGAATTCTTAAAGCTTGCGCTGAAAGCGGACGGCAGCTTTTATGCCGACTGCCTGCCATATGTGAAGAGCGAGGAAGAATTCACCGCCTGGTTGGCGCATGTCGAGAGCCTGGTGGTGGAGACCGCCCAGCAGATTCTGCAGGGAGATATCGCGATCAGTCCTTATCAGTTGGGCGATGCGACGCCGTGCGGCTATTGCCCTTACGACAGCGTCTGCCAGTTCGATCAGCGTCTGCCGGAAAATCGCTACCGCCGTTTGGCCGAACAGGTCCCGACGCCGGCAGCAGCAGGGAAAGAGATGGAAGAAAAGGACGGTGAAGACCGATGA
- the rocF gene encoding arginase — MKKDVSILGMPMWLGQTKFGTNLGPSTMRTAGLADRLRQLGLTVEDEGNVPVGFAGQFKTVGESSKNVKTIAKSSERLAAKVSDILKQERFPLVLGGDHSIAIGSLAGVASQVKNLGVIWYDAHADMNTPETSPSGNVHGMPLAASMGLGNRELVNVGGFREKVKAENIVLIGARDLDPGEVALIKERNIRVYDPSDVKRLGIARVIEEAVEFLARKCDGIHLSFDVDGIDPQEIPGVGTPVPGGISYIDSLLAVQMLGRCEKLVSAEFVEVNPLLEQGDATARLTVDLIAAFCGESIRPKLAKPVREEQSAIS; from the coding sequence ATGAAAAAAGATGTATCGATTCTCGGCATGCCCATGTGGCTGGGACAAACCAAATTTGGGACCAATCTGGGTCCATCGACGATGCGTACGGCGGGTCTGGCAGACCGGCTGCGGCAATTGGGTCTGACGGTGGAAGACGAGGGCAATGTGCCTGTCGGTTTTGCCGGTCAGTTCAAAACCGTGGGGGAAAGCAGTAAAAATGTGAAGACCATTGCCAAGTCGAGCGAACGCTTGGCGGCAAAGGTTTCGGATATTCTAAAGCAGGAGCGGTTTCCGCTGGTCTTAGGCGGCGATCACAGCATTGCGATCGGTAGTCTTGCCGGAGTCGCCAGCCAAGTGAAAAACTTGGGCGTCATCTGGTATGATGCGCATGCCGACATGAACACGCCGGAAACGTCGCCGAGCGGCAACGTTCACGGCATGCCTCTGGCGGCCTCAATGGGGCTTGGCAACCGCGAACTGGTCAATGTCGGCGGTTTTCGCGAAAAAGTCAAGGCAGAAAATATCGTGCTGATCGGCGCGCGTGATCTTGACCCCGGTGAGGTTGCGCTGATCAAGGAACGAAACATTCGAGTCTATGACCCATCCGACGTCAAACGCCTGGGTATTGCGCGCGTCATCGAAGAAGCGGTTGAATTTCTGGCGCGAAAGTGCGACGGCATTCATCTCAGCTTCGATGTGGACGGCATCGACCCGCAGGAAATTCCCGGCGTTGGTACGCCGGTGCCGGGAGGCATTTCTTATATCGACAGCCTACTGGCTGTTCAAATGCTGGGGCGTTGCGAAAAATTGGTTTCGGCAGAATTCGTCGAAGTCAATCCGCTTTTAGAACAGGGCGATGCCACGGCTCGCCTGACGGTCGACCTGATCGCCGCGTTCTGCGGTGAATCGATCCGGCCCAAACTGGCCAAACCGGTGCGCGAAGAACAGAGCGCCATTTCATAA